In Streptomyces sclerotialus, one genomic interval encodes:
- a CDS encoding AAA family ATPase has product MHLKSLTLRGFKSFASATTLRFEPGITCVVGPNGSGKSNVVDALSWVMGEQGAKSLRGGKMEDVIFAGTTGRPPLGRAEVSLTIDNADGALPIEYAEVTITRIMFRNGGSEYQLNGDTCRLLDIQELLSDSGIGREMHVIVGQGQLDGVLHADPMGRRAFIEEAAGVLKHRKRKEKALRKLDAMQANLARVQDLTDELRRQLKPLGRQAAVARRAAVIQADLRDARLRLLADDLVTLREALRTEIADEAALKKRREATEAELKEALRREAALEEEVRTLAPRLQRAQQTWYELSQLAERVRGTVSLAEARVKSAQAAPPEERRGRDPEEMEREAARIREQEAELEAALEAATRALDDMVEHRAGLERQLQDEERRIRDAARAIADRREGLARLHGQVTAARGRAASAQAEIDRLTESKDAAQQRAEAAQQEYEQLKAEVDGLDAGDEELAEQHERAKEELADAERALNAAREALTAAERKRAATSARHDALALGLRRKDGTGALLAAADRLGGLLGPAAELLTVQPGYEVPVAAALGAAADAVAVADPATAAEAIRLLRKQDAGRAVMLPAAPAEHSLTGPAGERSLAGPASQETAASQGTTAGAGAATGADRPAGAPATPGVPRPGDGTPAAPGATGADAPAGAARPEAPGDDAPFAGGSSAAEAPAIPGARTAPVPAVPDEDAASGASFGSVPAARTPGGPPAAAELVDGPAELLPAVRRLLRDVVVVSTLEDAEDLVAARPGVTAVTAEGDLLGAHFAQGGSAGAPSLLEVQASVDEAAAELEQLAARCEELAAAQRLATERRAERAAAVEELGERRRAADREKSQVAQALGRLGGQARGAVGEAERSAAAVAKAEEALARATQEAEELAERLAVAEEDPGEEEPDTSVRDRLAADGANARQTEMEARLQVRTHEERVKGLAGRADGLDRAARAEREARARAEQRRARLRHEARVASAVAEGARQLLAHIEVSLVRAEEERTSAEQAKAEREQALAAERDRGRELKDALDKLTDSVHRGEVLGAEKRMKIEQLETKALEELGVEPAGLVAEYGPDQLVPPSPPAEGEELPADPEHPRNQPVPFVRAEQEKRLKAAERAYQQLGKVNPLALEEFAALEERHKFLSEQLEDLKKTRADLLQVVKEVDERVEQVFTEAYWDTAREFEGVFARLFPGGEGRLVLTDPDNMLTTGVDVEARPPGKKVKRLSLLSGGERSLTAVALLVSIFKARPSPFYVMDEVEAALDDTNLQRLIRIMEELQESSQLIVITHQKRTMEVADALYGVSMQGDGVSKVISQRLH; this is encoded by the coding sequence GTGCACCTCAAGAGCCTGACCCTGCGAGGATTCAAGTCCTTCGCGTCCGCCACCACCCTGCGCTTCGAGCCCGGCATCACCTGCGTCGTGGGCCCCAACGGCTCGGGCAAGTCCAACGTGGTCGACGCCCTCTCCTGGGTCATGGGCGAGCAGGGCGCGAAGTCGCTGCGCGGCGGCAAGATGGAGGACGTCATCTTCGCCGGCACCACCGGCCGTCCGCCGCTGGGCCGCGCCGAGGTCTCGCTCACGATCGACAACGCCGACGGCGCGCTGCCCATCGAGTACGCCGAGGTCACCATCACGCGGATCATGTTCCGTAACGGCGGCAGCGAGTACCAGCTCAACGGTGACACCTGCCGGCTGCTGGACATCCAGGAGCTGCTGTCGGACTCCGGCATCGGCCGCGAGATGCACGTCATCGTCGGGCAGGGCCAGCTCGACGGGGTGCTGCACGCCGACCCGATGGGCCGCCGCGCCTTCATCGAGGAGGCCGCCGGCGTCCTGAAGCACCGCAAGCGCAAGGAGAAGGCGCTGCGCAAGCTGGACGCGATGCAGGCCAACCTCGCCCGCGTCCAGGATCTGACGGACGAGCTGCGGCGGCAGCTGAAGCCGCTCGGGCGGCAGGCGGCCGTGGCCCGCCGTGCCGCCGTCATCCAGGCCGACCTGCGGGACGCCCGGCTCCGGCTGCTCGCCGACGACCTCGTCACGCTGCGCGAGGCGCTCCGTACGGAGATCGCCGACGAGGCCGCGCTCAAGAAGCGCCGCGAAGCCACCGAGGCCGAGCTGAAGGAGGCGCTGCGGCGCGAGGCGGCCCTGGAGGAAGAGGTGCGGACGCTCGCGCCGCGGCTCCAGCGCGCCCAGCAGACCTGGTACGAGCTGTCGCAGCTGGCGGAGCGGGTACGTGGCACGGTCTCGCTGGCCGAAGCGCGGGTGAAGAGCGCGCAGGCCGCGCCCCCCGAGGAGCGCCGCGGCCGCGACCCCGAGGAGATGGAGCGCGAGGCGGCCCGTATCCGTGAGCAGGAGGCGGAGCTGGAGGCCGCGCTGGAGGCGGCGACCCGGGCGCTGGACGACATGGTCGAGCACCGTGCGGGTCTGGAGCGGCAGCTGCAGGACGAGGAGCGCCGGATAAGGGATGCCGCGCGGGCCATCGCCGACCGGCGCGAGGGGCTGGCCCGGCTGCACGGTCAGGTCACCGCGGCGCGTGGCCGGGCCGCTTCGGCCCAGGCGGAGATCGACCGGCTCACCGAGTCCAAGGACGCGGCGCAGCAGCGCGCGGAGGCGGCCCAGCAGGAGTACGAGCAGCTCAAGGCCGAGGTCGACGGTCTGGACGCGGGCGACGAGGAGCTGGCGGAGCAGCACGAGCGGGCGAAGGAGGAGCTGGCCGACGCCGAGCGCGCCCTGAACGCGGCCCGTGAGGCGCTGACCGCGGCGGAGCGCAAGCGCGCCGCGACCTCCGCCCGGCACGACGCGCTGGCGCTGGGGCTGCGGCGCAAGGACGGTACGGGCGCGCTGCTGGCCGCCGCCGACCGGCTGGGCGGGCTGCTCGGTCCGGCCGCCGAGCTGCTGACCGTACAGCCGGGGTACGAGGTACCGGTCGCGGCGGCGCTGGGTGCGGCGGCCGACGCGGTCGCCGTGGCCGACCCCGCGACCGCGGCGGAGGCCATCCGCCTGCTCCGCAAGCAGGACGCGGGCCGCGCGGTCATGCTTCCCGCGGCACCGGCGGAACACTCCCTGACCGGCCCGGCGGGGGAACGTTCCCTCGCCGGGCCGGCATCGCAGGAGACCGCGGCGTCGCAGGGCACCACGGCGGGGGCGGGTGCGGCGACGGGCGCCGACCGCCCCGCCGGCGCGCCCGCAACACCAGGCGTCCCGCGCCCAGGTGACGGCACGCCAGCCGCCCCCGGCGCGACAGGTGCTGACGCCCCGGCAGGTGCCGCCCGCCCCGAGGCGCCGGGCGACGACGCCCCGTTCGCCGGTGGCTCGTCCGCCGCCGAGGCCCCCGCCATCCCGGGTGCGCGTACCGCCCCCGTACCTGCCGTACCCGACGAAGACGCCGCCAGTGGGGCGTCGTTCGGCTCCGTGCCTGCCGCCCGTACGCCCGGTGGTCCGCCCGCTGCCGCCGAACTGGTCGACGGGCCCGCGGAGTTGCTGCCGGCCGTGCGGCGGCTGCTGCGTGACGTGGTCGTGGTGAGCACGCTGGAGGACGCCGAGGACCTGGTCGCCGCGCGGCCGGGGGTGACCGCCGTGACCGCCGAGGGCGACCTGCTCGGGGCGCACTTCGCGCAGGGCGGTTCGGCCGGCGCGCCGAGCCTGCTGGAGGTGCAGGCCTCCGTCGACGAGGCGGCGGCGGAGCTGGAGCAGCTGGCCGCGCGCTGCGAGGAGCTGGCCGCCGCACAGCGGCTGGCCACCGAGCGCAGGGCCGAGCGGGCCGCGGCGGTCGAGGAGCTGGGGGAGCGGCGCCGGGCGGCCGACCGGGAGAAGTCGCAGGTCGCGCAGGCGCTGGGGCGGCTCGGCGGACAGGCCAGGGGCGCCGTGGGCGAGGCGGAGCGGTCGGCGGCCGCGGTCGCCAAGGCCGAGGAGGCGCTGGCCCGTGCGACCCAGGAGGCCGAGGAGCTGGCGGAGCGGCTGGCCGTTGCCGAGGAGGACCCCGGCGAGGAGGAGCCGGACACGTCCGTACGGGACCGGCTGGCCGCCGACGGGGCCAACGCGCGGCAGACCGAGATGGAGGCGCGCCTCCAGGTCCGTACGCACGAGGAGCGGGTGAAGGGCCTCGCGGGGCGAGCGGACGGGCTGGACCGGGCGGCGCGCGCCGAGCGGGAGGCGCGGGCGCGGGCCGAACAGCGGCGCGCCCGGCTACGTCACGAGGCGCGGGTCGCGTCGGCGGTCGCGGAGGGCGCGCGGCAGCTGCTCGCGCACATCGAGGTCTCGCTCGTACGGGCCGAGGAGGAGCGCACCTCGGCGGAGCAGGCGAAGGCGGAGCGGGAGCAGGCGCTGGCCGCCGAGCGGGACCGGGGCCGCGAGCTGAAGGACGCGCTGGACAAGCTGACGGACTCGGTGCACCGGGGTGAGGTGCTGGGTGCCGAGAAGCGGATGAAGATCGAGCAGCTGGAGACCAAGGCGCTGGAGGAGCTGGGCGTGGAGCCCGCCGGGCTGGTCGCCGAGTACGGCCCGGACCAGCTGGTGCCGCCGTCGCCGCCCGCCGAGGGCGAGGAGCTGCCGGCCGACCCGGAGCACCCGCGCAACCAGCCGGTGCCGTTCGTCCGGGCCGAGCAGGAGAAGCGGCTCAAGGCCGCCGAGCGGGCGTATCAGCAGCTCGGGAAGGTGAACCCGCTGGCGCTCGAGGAGTTCGCTGCGCTGGAGGAGCGCCACAAGTTCCTCAGCGAGCAGCTTGAAGACTTGAAGAAGACCCGCGCCGATCTGCTCCAGGTCGTCAAGGAGGTCGACGAGCGCGTCGAGCAGGTTTTCACGGAGGCGTACTGGGACACCGCGCGGGAGTTCGAGGGCGTCTTCGCGCGGCTCTTCCCGGGCGGCGAGGGGCGCCTCGTGCTGACCGACCCGGACAACATGCTGACGACCGGCGTGGACGTGGAGGCGCGGCCGCCGGGCAAGAAGGTGAAGCGGCTGTCGCTGCTCTCCGGCGGTGAGCGGTCGCTGACCGCGGTGGCCCTGCTGGTCTCGATCTTCAAGGCGCGGCCGAGCCCGTTCTACGTGATGGACGAGGTCGAGGCGGCGCTGGACGACACCAATCTGCAGCGGCTGATCCGGATCATGGAGGAGCTCCAGGAGAGCTCCCAGCTGATCGTGATCACGCACCAGAAGCGGACGATGGAGGTCGCCGACGCGCTGTACGGCGTGTCGATGCAGGGTGACGGGGTATCCAAGGTCATCAGCCAGCGACTGCACTGA
- a CDS encoding sugar porter family MFS transporter, producing MTSTAQPAGTEGRKAQPDHLGHVIFITAAAAMGGFLFGYDSSVINGAVEAIRHRYDVGSAGLAQVIAIALIGCAIGAATAGRIADRIGRIRVMQIAAVLFTVSAVGSALPFAIWDLAIWRIVGGFGIGMASVIGPAYIAEVAPPAYRGRLGSFQQGAIVIGIAVSQLVNWGILNLADGDQRGVIAGLEAWQWMLGVMVVPAVLYGLLSFAIPESPRFLISVGRHDKAKEVLGEVEGHGVDLDLRVNEIEQAMRREHKSSFKDLLGSKAGFLPIVWVGIGLSVFQQLVGINVAFYYSSTLWQSVGIDPSSSFFYSFTTSIINIIGTVIAMIFVDKVGRRPLALVGSAGMAIALALEAWAFSAKTAGGTLPHAQGVVALIAAHGFVLFFALSWGVVVWVFLGEMFPNKIRAAALGVAASAQWIANWAITATFPSLSEWNLSGTYVIYMIFALLSIPFVLKFVKETKGKALEEMG from the coding sequence TTGACCAGCACCGCGCAGCCGGCGGGAACGGAAGGCCGCAAGGCCCAGCCGGACCACCTCGGCCATGTCATCTTCATCACCGCGGCTGCCGCGATGGGCGGCTTCCTGTTCGGTTACGACAGCTCCGTGATCAACGGCGCTGTCGAGGCCATCCGCCACCGGTACGACGTCGGCTCGGCCGGCCTCGCCCAGGTGATCGCGATCGCCCTGATCGGCTGCGCCATCGGTGCCGCCACCGCGGGCCGGATCGCCGACCGCATCGGCCGTATCCGCGTCATGCAGATCGCGGCCGTCCTGTTCACGGTCAGCGCCGTCGGCTCCGCGCTGCCGTTCGCGATCTGGGACCTGGCCATCTGGCGCATCGTCGGCGGCTTCGGCATCGGCATGGCCTCGGTCATCGGCCCGGCCTACATCGCCGAGGTCGCGCCGCCCGCGTACCGGGGCCGGCTCGGCTCCTTCCAGCAGGGCGCGATCGTCATCGGCATCGCCGTCTCCCAGCTGGTCAACTGGGGGATCCTGAACCTCGCCGACGGCGACCAGCGCGGCGTGATCGCCGGCCTGGAGGCCTGGCAGTGGATGCTCGGCGTCATGGTCGTCCCGGCCGTGCTCTACGGCCTGCTCTCCTTCGCCATCCCCGAGTCGCCGCGCTTCCTGATCAGCGTCGGCCGCCACGACAAGGCCAAGGAGGTGCTCGGTGAGGTCGAGGGCCACGGTGTGGACCTGGACCTGCGGGTGAACGAGATCGAGCAGGCGATGCGCCGCGAGCACAAGTCCAGCTTCAAGGACCTGCTCGGCAGCAAGGCGGGCTTCCTGCCCATCGTCTGGGTCGGCATCGGCCTGTCGGTCTTCCAGCAGCTGGTCGGCATCAACGTCGCGTTCTACTACTCCTCGACGCTGTGGCAGTCCGTCGGTATCGACCCGAGCAGCTCGTTCTTCTACAGCTTCACCACCTCGATCATCAACATCATCGGCACCGTGATCGCGATGATCTTCGTCGACAAGGTCGGACGCCGCCCGCTGGCGCTGGTCGGCTCCGCCGGCATGGCGATCGCCCTCGCGCTGGAGGCCTGGGCCTTCTCCGCGAAGACCGCGGGCGGCACGCTGCCGCACGCCCAGGGCGTGGTGGCGCTGATCGCGGCGCACGGCTTCGTGCTCTTCTTCGCCCTGTCCTGGGGCGTGGTGGTCTGGGTCTTCCTCGGCGAGATGTTCCCGAACAAGATCCGTGCCGCGGCCCTCGGTGTCGCCGCCTCGGCCCAGTGGATCGCCAACTGGGCGATCACGGCGACCTTCCCGAGCCTGTCGGAGTGGAACCTCTCCGGCACGTACGTGATCTACATGATCTTCGCCCTGCTCTCCATCCCCTTCGTGCTCAAGTTCGTGAAGGAGACGAAGGGCAAGGCGTTGGAGGAGATGGGCTAA
- a CDS encoding purine-cytosine permease family protein translates to MDTTASPEPEGTVETRGIEPVPDHERHGHVRELFSTYVAANISVLLLTMGAALVVFNHLNFWQVLLVAVIAAAVSFGLTGLLSVSGKWGGAPGLMLSRATFGVRGNYFPGMILWVARFGWETINAVTGAFALLTILELLFGIEANKLLTVVTLLVFVATTFLVSGMGRKVLNLCNKWSTYIFGVFSVMVLIYLIAKMDWHEIFAQKAGSTAMVIAGVGTIAAGGLSWVPSGPDFTRYLPGSASGKKIVGATVSGAGLVMVPMVLMGAVMTSRTPDLAKASDPVAFLGDILPTWLAVPYLLTAVVGMLLINSLSMYSAGFTAQTMGVKLPRPLAVSINAVISLVGGGFMMLVATSFISQFITFLTLLGVSFSAWIGVYAIDMVRRARRTVRYDAEALMDTSRGSRYWYRAGVCWQALTAWTVALAVGLCLTKVEWFTGPLAGTWLGTHGLGWAVTIVIAAVIFAVLPTPRENVPAEGGAAPEPVPAGR, encoded by the coding sequence ATGGACACCACGGCCTCCCCCGAGCCCGAAGGAACCGTAGAGACCCGCGGTATCGAGCCCGTCCCCGACCACGAACGGCACGGACACGTCCGCGAACTGTTCTCGACCTACGTCGCCGCCAACATCAGCGTGCTGCTGCTGACCATGGGCGCCGCTCTGGTCGTCTTCAACCACCTGAACTTCTGGCAGGTACTCCTCGTCGCGGTGATCGCCGCGGCCGTCTCCTTCGGCCTCACCGGCCTGCTGTCGGTCTCCGGCAAGTGGGGCGGCGCGCCCGGCCTGATGCTCTCGCGCGCCACCTTCGGCGTCCGCGGCAACTACTTCCCCGGCATGATCCTGTGGGTCGCCCGCTTCGGCTGGGAGACGATCAACGCCGTGACCGGCGCGTTCGCGCTGCTGACGATCCTCGAGCTGCTCTTCGGCATCGAGGCCAACAAGCTCCTCACCGTCGTCACGCTGCTCGTCTTCGTCGCCACGACGTTCCTGGTCAGCGGTATGGGCCGGAAGGTCCTCAACCTCTGCAACAAGTGGTCGACGTACATCTTCGGCGTCTTCAGCGTGATGGTGCTGATCTACCTGATCGCCAAGATGGACTGGCACGAGATCTTCGCGCAGAAGGCCGGCTCGACGGCGATGGTGATCGCCGGCGTCGGCACCATCGCGGCCGGCGGCCTCAGCTGGGTCCCCTCGGGCCCGGACTTCACCCGCTACCTCCCCGGCTCGGCCTCCGGCAAGAAGATCGTCGGCGCCACCGTCTCCGGTGCGGGCCTGGTCATGGTGCCGATGGTGCTGATGGGTGCGGTCATGACGTCCAGGACCCCGGACCTGGCCAAGGCCAGCGACCCGGTCGCGTTCCTCGGCGACATCCTGCCGACCTGGCTGGCCGTCCCGTACCTGCTCACCGCCGTGGTCGGCATGCTGCTGATCAACAGCCTGTCGATGTACTCCGCGGGCTTCACCGCGCAGACCATGGGCGTCAAGCTGCCCCGCCCCCTCGCGGTCAGCATCAACGCCGTCATCAGCCTGGTCGGTGGCGGGTTCATGATGCTGGTCGCGACCAGCTTCATCAGCCAGTTCATCACCTTCCTGACCCTGCTCGGCGTCTCCTTCTCGGCCTGGATCGGCGTGTACGCGATCGACATGGTGCGCCGCGCCCGCCGCACCGTCCGGTACGACGCCGAGGCGCTCATGGACACCTCGCGCGGCAGCCGGTACTGGTACCGGGCGGGCGTCTGCTGGCAGGCGCTGACCGCCTGGACCGTCGCCCTCGCCGTCGGCCTGTGCCTGACCAAGGTCGAATGGTTCACCGGCCCGCTGGCCGGCACCTGGCTCGGCACGCACGGTCTGGGCTGGGCCGTCACGATCGTGATCGCCGCCGTGATCTTCGCGGTGCTGCCCACGCCGCGCGAGAACGTCCCCGCCGAGGGCGGCGCGGCGCCGGAGCCGGTCCCGGCCGGGCGGTAA
- a CDS encoding NAD(P)/FAD-dependent oxidoreductase yields the protein MPDILIVGGGFAGMWAATGAARLLRTHDASATVTLLSPGPDLVIRPRLYEADPAAYRVPLDRVLGPVGVRRIEATATGIDTARRRVTAEGPGGRTELPYERLVLATGSALVRPRFPGAGLLHDVDTMDAAVALEEHLRALPDAPEGPGRFTAVVVGAGFTGVEIATELAGRLRAVAAPYGRADEVEVVLVERDEVVGRGLGEAARPVIERALDELGVVRRLGVTVARVDEGAVHLSDGAAVPARTAVWTAGVRASGLTAQLPAARDELGRLAVDEWLRVRGVPEVYAAGDTAAAPAEDGHTVTQSCQHATPQGKYAGHNAAADLLGLERAPFTTDPYVTCLDLGGAGAVLTSGWDRALREVPVAYAKARKRAINESWIYPPVDDAEEILRRADFRVGQRRPMPEPTG from the coding sequence ATGCCGGACATCCTGATTGTGGGCGGCGGCTTCGCCGGGATGTGGGCCGCCACGGGCGCCGCCCGCCTGCTGCGCACCCATGACGCCTCCGCCACGGTCACCCTGCTCAGCCCGGGGCCCGACCTGGTGATCCGCCCCCGGCTGTACGAGGCGGACCCGGCGGCGTACCGGGTCCCGCTGGACCGCGTCCTCGGCCCCGTCGGCGTGCGCCGCATCGAAGCGACGGCGACCGGCATCGACACGGCCCGCCGGCGCGTCACCGCCGAAGGACCCGGGGGCCGCACGGAGCTCCCGTACGAGCGGCTGGTGCTGGCCACCGGCAGCGCGCTGGTCCGCCCGCGCTTCCCCGGCGCCGGGCTGCTGCACGACGTCGACACGATGGACGCCGCCGTCGCCCTGGAGGAGCACCTCAGGGCGCTGCCGGACGCGCCGGAGGGGCCGGGCCGGTTCACGGCGGTCGTGGTCGGCGCCGGGTTCACCGGGGTGGAGATCGCGACGGAGCTGGCGGGCCGGCTGCGGGCGGTCGCCGCGCCGTACGGGCGCGCCGACGAGGTCGAGGTCGTCCTCGTGGAGCGGGACGAGGTCGTCGGGCGCGGGCTCGGCGAGGCCGCGCGGCCGGTGATCGAGAGGGCACTGGACGAGCTGGGCGTGGTACGCCGGCTCGGCGTCACGGTGGCGCGCGTCGACGAGGGGGCCGTCCACCTCTCCGACGGCGCCGCGGTCCCGGCCCGTACGGCCGTCTGGACGGCCGGGGTGCGGGCGAGCGGCCTCACCGCGCAGCTCCCCGCCGCGCGCGACGAGCTGGGGCGGCTGGCGGTGGACGAGTGGCTGCGGGTGCGCGGGGTGCCGGAGGTGTACGCGGCCGGGGACACGGCGGCCGCGCCCGCCGAGGACGGCCACACCGTGACGCAGTCCTGCCAGCACGCGACGCCGCAGGGGAAGTACGCCGGGCACAACGCGGCGGCCGACCTGCTCGGGCTGGAGCGGGCCCCGTTCACCACCGACCCGTACGTCACCTGCCTCGACCTCGGGGGCGCGGGCGCGGTGCTGACCAGCGGCTGGGACCGGGCGCTGCGCGAGGTCCCGGTCGCGTACGCGAAGGCCCGCAAGCGCGCCATCAACGAGAGCTGGATTTATCCGCCGGTGGACGACGCGGAGGAGATCCTGCGCCGGGCCGACTTCCGGGTGGGCCAGCGCCGGCCGATGCCGGAGCCCACCGGCTGA